The Anoplolepis gracilipes chromosome 14, ASM4749672v1, whole genome shotgun sequence genome includes a window with the following:
- the LOC140672918 gene encoding uncharacterized protein, with protein MCILDVSKMCLYEFHHDYMIPMYKEKCKVMYTDTDSLIYHIECEDVYENIKRDIGKFDTSDYAIDNAYGIPLMNKKVPSLMKDENNGMIMTKFVGLRAKMYALKVDGKKNTKKVKGVKNNVVAKTITFDDYMQCLNEGIEMTRQQSSIRSKIRKVYTIRQKKIALSPHDDKRYMIPKSIDTLPWGHYRIPS; from the coding sequence atgtgtatacttgatgtatcgaagatgtgtttgtacgaatttcatcacgattacatgattccaatgtataaagaaaaatgtaaagtcatgtacaccgacacggatagtctcatatatcacattgagtgtgAAGACGTGTATGAGAATATAAAGCGCGATATCGGCAAGTTCgacacgagcgactatgcgatagacaatgcgtatgGTATACCgcttatgaataaaaaagttccGAGTttgatgaaggatgaaaacaacggtatgataatgacaaaatttgtcgggcttagagcaaaaatgtatgcgctaAAAGTAGATGGTAAAAAgaatacgaaaaaggtaaaaggtgtcAAAAATAACGTTGTCGCGAAAACGATCACATTTGACGATTATATgcagtgtttgaacgaaggaaTTGAAATGACGCGGCAGCAATCgagtataagatcaaaaatacgtaaagtatataccattcggcagaaaaaaattgctctaagtccgcACGATGATAAACGATATATGATACCTAAAAGTATCGATACGCTACCATGGGGGCATTACAGAATACcgtcataa